Proteins from one Flavobacterium sp. N2038 genomic window:
- a CDS encoding metallophosphoesterase family protein, with protein MKKILLLSDTHSHIDDTILKYVAQADEVWHAGDIGDLNVTDTIKKLKPLRCVYGNIDDAKARLEFPLNNRFMCENVSVWITHIGGYPGKYNPNIREEMASNPPKLFICGHSHILKVMFDKKNNLLHMNPGAAGKSGFHQVRTMLRFVIDDDKIKDLEIVEIGKK; from the coding sequence TTGAAAAAAATTCTCCTTCTTTCCGATACTCACAGTCACATTGATGATACAATTTTAAAATATGTTGCTCAGGCAGATGAAGTATGGCATGCCGGGGATATTGGAGACCTGAATGTTACTGATACTATAAAGAAGTTAAAGCCGCTTCGTTGTGTGTATGGGAATATAGATGATGCAAAAGCAAGATTAGAATTTCCGTTAAATAATAGGTTTATGTGCGAAAATGTTTCCGTCTGGATTACGCATATCGGAGGTTATCCTGGGAAATACAACCCAAATATTAGAGAAGAAATGGCTTCAAATCCGCCTAAATTATTTATTTGCGGGCATTCTCATATTTTAAAAGTGATGTTTGATAAAAAGAATAACTTGCTGCATATGAATCCTGGAGCAGCTGGAAAAAGTGGATTTCATCAAGTTCGTACAATGCTTCGATTTGTAATTGATGATGATAAAATTAAGGATCTCGAGATTGTTGAAATAGGAAAGAAATAG
- a CDS encoding sensor histidine kinase, producing the protein MLFYRILILLFLILPFNNTPAFSQQQETLKEGSQQYKTPKKTNIAEINKQEQLRNKKVVSLSILLTIILFFLFYFFYQNNKLKQKIRRKDIKQKILLDVINSGIDSQETERKKIASFLHDNVNSLLSSVGLHLNTFTTQNNIQSDEIKKAKLILADAHDQLRDLSHDLVPSLLVRFGLIYAIEDLCERNSNIDINFEFSSTVQPDKRYIEKFEMKIYFIVSELFSNIIKHSNATKSQITLKENKNHFCIKIQDNGKGFNIKKIDESEGFGLNRIRARVKKFKGTFEIFSKADKGTVIKIKIPLPH; encoded by the coding sequence ATGTTGTTTTACAGAATTTTAATATTACTTTTTCTCATTCTTCCTTTTAACAACACTCCAGCTTTTAGTCAACAACAGGAAACTTTAAAGGAGGGCTCTCAGCAATACAAAACACCAAAAAAAACAAACATTGCCGAAATAAATAAGCAAGAGCAGTTACGAAACAAAAAAGTGGTAAGTTTATCTATACTTCTTACTATTATTTTGTTTTTTTTATTTTATTTCTTTTATCAGAATAACAAACTAAAACAAAAAATAAGACGAAAAGACATCAAGCAGAAAATCCTCCTGGATGTTATTAACTCCGGAATTGACAGTCAGGAAACAGAAAGAAAAAAAATAGCTTCTTTTTTACATGACAATGTAAACTCTCTATTATCATCTGTTGGCCTCCATCTCAATACTTTTACTACACAAAATAATATCCAGTCAGACGAAATTAAAAAAGCAAAATTAATTTTAGCCGATGCTCATGATCAATTGAGAGATCTGTCACATGATCTTGTTCCAAGTCTTTTAGTTCGTTTTGGGTTAATTTATGCTATCGAAGATTTATGCGAAAGAAACTCCAACATCGACATAAACTTTGAATTCTCAAGTACAGTTCAACCTGACAAAAGGTATATTGAAAAATTTGAAATGAAGATCTATTTTATTGTATCAGAATTATTCAGCAATATTATAAAGCATAGTAATGCTACTAAATCTCAAATAACCTTAAAAGAAAACAAAAACCATTTTTGCATTAAAATACAGGACAACGGAAAAGGTTTTAACATCAAAAAAATAGATGAATCTGAAGGTTTTGGATTAAACCGGATAAGAGCTCGAGTTAAAAAATTCAAAGGAACTTTTGAGATATTTTCAAAAGCAGATAAAGGCACGGTAATAAAAATTAAAATCCCTTTACCACACTAA
- a CDS encoding response regulator codes for MTSKIKIHLADDHQVLIDGLTNLLQTVENFEVVGSSLNGNNIYDEILQNNADILILDISMPEKDGIKVLQEFNTKKSSCKIIILSSYDDLKIIKEVMKLDAKGYLTKKCAGENIIEAIHAVYQGQDYFSDAIREKVFKSFTSNNPKLNKNIYAENQILSPREIEIITLISLEYSGKEISEQLFISINTVETHRKNIMKKLQIKNTIGLVKYALKNNLINP; via the coding sequence ATGACATCAAAAATAAAAATCCACCTCGCTGATGATCATCAGGTACTTATTGATGGTTTAACCAACTTATTACAAACGGTTGAAAACTTTGAAGTTGTAGGCAGTTCCCTAAATGGAAACAATATCTACGATGAAATTCTTCAAAATAATGCCGACATCTTAATTTTAGACATCAGTATGCCCGAAAAAGACGGGATCAAAGTACTTCAGGAATTTAACACCAAAAAAAGCTCTTGCAAGATCATTATTCTGTCCAGCTATGATGATTTAAAAATCATTAAAGAAGTAATGAAATTAGATGCAAAAGGGTATTTGACAAAAAAATGTGCCGGTGAAAATATCATTGAAGCAATTCATGCAGTTTATCAGGGACAAGATTACTTTTCTGATGCAATTAGAGAAAAAGTTTTTAAAAGCTTTACATCTAACAATCCAAAACTAAATAAAAACATCTATGCTGAAAATCAAATTTTAAGCCCTCGTGAAATTGAAATAATCACTCTGATTTCTTTAGAATATAGTGGAAAAGAAATAAGCGAACAACTTTTTATAAGCATCAATACTGTTGAAACGCATCGAAAAAATATCATGAAAAAACTGCAAATAAAAAATACCATCGGACTGGTTAAATATGCTTTAAAAAACAATCTCATCAATCCCTAA
- a CDS encoding DUF4293 domain-containing protein, whose translation MIQRIQTVYLFLTFVVTGVLMFFVPLWTLNDGKAFYFMQDQFYTVLLGLSTMLSIVSIISYKKRQNQFVMNRLNIILNLILLGLFVYRSLNLSGETAAAVSEKGIGMFLPIVAIVLLVLANKAIKKDEDLVKSVDRLR comes from the coding sequence ATGATACAAAGAATTCAGACTGTATATCTATTTCTTACCTTTGTTGTAACAGGGGTACTTATGTTTTTTGTTCCGCTTTGGACATTAAATGACGGTAAAGCATTCTATTTTATGCAAGATCAGTTTTACACTGTTTTATTAGGTTTAAGTACAATGCTAAGTATCGTTAGCATTATTTCATACAAAAAGAGACAAAATCAGTTTGTGATGAACAGACTGAACATAATATTAAATTTAATTTTATTAGGATTATTTGTTTACCGATCTCTAAATTTATCTGGAGAGACAGCTGCTGCTGTTTCTGAGAAAGGTATTGGGATGTTTCTTCCTATTGTTGCTATCGTGTTATTAGTTTTAGCTAATAAAGCCATCAAAAAGGATGAAGATCTTGTAAAATCTGTAGATCGTTTGAGGTAA
- the rho gene encoding transcription termination factor Rho → MFDISALKEMKLSELQEIAKLAKTIKFNGVKKETLISQILAHQEASATPPVSAIAEKEITDDKPKRARIAPVKKAASSKNAPVLEFDQVEETPEKKETPEKKETPTAAKPKIQATPKIQPAPKNQPASKVEENVGSTESLESTESKVVEKKEPKIVKFNKSAYEKKVALQKEKEAVKEVNNEEELSDAPTPIVENAETTAPVKKINPNQNKNQNQNPNQNQNPNQNQNGNGNGNQSHKNKKNNFRDSDFEFDGIIESEGVLEMMPDGYGFLRSSDYNYLASPDDIYLSTSQIRLFGLKTGDTVKGVVRPPKEGEKFFPLVRVLKINGHDPQVVRDRVSFEHLTPVFPSEKFKLAEKGSSISTRIIDLFSPIGKGQRGMIVAQPKTGKTMLLKDIANAIAANHPEVYLIVLLIDERPEEVTDMQRSVRGEVIASTFDREPQEHVKIANIVLEKAKRLVECGHDVVILLDSITRLARAYNTVQPASGKVLSGGVDANALQKPKRFFGAARNVENGGSLSIIATALTETGSKMDEVIFEEFKGTGNMELQLDRKIANKRIFPAIDLTSSSTRRDDLLLDEKTLQRMWIMRKYLSDMNPVESMDFVNDRFKKTRNNEEFLISMND, encoded by the coding sequence ATGTTTGATATTTCTGCATTAAAAGAAATGAAGCTTTCTGAGCTTCAAGAAATAGCTAAGTTAGCTAAAACTATAAAGTTTAATGGCGTTAAAAAAGAGACTTTAATTAGTCAGATTTTAGCGCATCAGGAAGCGAGTGCAACACCGCCAGTTTCTGCTATTGCCGAAAAAGAAATAACAGACGATAAACCAAAAAGAGCCAGAATTGCTCCTGTTAAAAAAGCAGCAAGTTCAAAAAATGCTCCTGTTCTGGAATTTGATCAGGTTGAGGAAACCCCAGAGAAAAAGGAAACTCCGGAAAAAAAGGAAACTCCGACAGCTGCAAAGCCAAAAATTCAGGCAACCCCAAAAATTCAGCCGGCTCCAAAAAATCAACCAGCTTCAAAAGTGGAGGAAAATGTTGGAAGTACAGAGAGTTTAGAAAGTACAGAGAGTAAGGTGGTAGAGAAAAAAGAGCCTAAAATCGTAAAATTTAATAAATCTGCTTACGAGAAAAAAGTAGCTCTTCAAAAGGAAAAAGAAGCTGTAAAAGAAGTGAATAATGAAGAAGAGTTATCAGATGCTCCAACTCCGATAGTTGAAAATGCTGAAACAACTGCTCCGGTAAAAAAAATAAATCCGAATCAGAATAAAAATCAAAATCAAAATCCGAACCAAAACCAAAACCCAAATCAGAATCAAAATGGGAACGGTAACGGAAATCAAAGTCATAAAAATAAAAAGAATAATTTCAGAGATTCAGATTTTGAATTTGACGGAATTATCGAAAGTGAAGGTGTTCTTGAGATGATGCCAGACGGTTACGGATTCTTACGTTCATCGGATTATAATTATTTAGCCTCTCCGGATGATATTTATTTATCAACTTCACAAATCAGATTATTTGGCCTTAAAACCGGAGATACTGTAAAAGGAGTGGTTCGTCCTCCAAAAGAAGGCGAGAAATTTTTCCCTTTAGTTCGTGTACTTAAAATTAATGGTCACGATCCGCAAGTTGTTCGCGACAGAGTTTCTTTTGAACACTTGACACCGGTTTTTCCTTCAGAAAAATTCAAATTAGCCGAAAAAGGCAGTTCTATATCAACCCGTATTATAGATTTATTTTCTCCGATTGGAAAAGGACAGCGTGGTATGATCGTTGCACAGCCAAAAACGGGTAAAACAATGCTTCTTAAAGATATTGCAAACGCAATTGCTGCCAATCATCCGGAAGTTTATTTAATCGTTCTTTTGATTGATGAACGTCCTGAAGAGGTTACCGATATGCAACGCAGCGTACGTGGAGAAGTTATTGCTTCTACTTTTGACAGAGAGCCACAAGAGCATGTGAAAATTGCTAATATCGTTCTTGAAAAAGCAAAACGTTTAGTAGAATGCGGGCACGATGTTGTAATTTTATTAGATTCGATTACACGTTTAGCAAGAGCTTACAATACTGTTCAGCCGGCTTCTGGTAAGGTTTTAAGTGGAGGTGTTGATGCAAATGCTTTACAGAAACCAAAACGTTTCTTTGGAGCGGCAAGAAATGTTGAAAACGGTGGTTCATTAAGTATTATCGCAACAGCATTGACAGAAACTGGATCTAAAATGGATGAGGTTATCTTTGAAGAATTTAAAGGAACAGGAAACATGGAACTTCAGTTAGATCGTAAAATTGCGAACAAACGTATTTTCCCTGCAATCGATCTTACGTCATCAAGTACACGTCGTGATGACTTATTGTTAGATGAAAAAACATTGCAAAGAATGTGGATCATGCGTAAGTATCTTTCTGATATGAATCCGGTAGAATCTATGGATTTTGTAAACGATCGCTTCAAGAAAACCAGAAACAACGAAGAGTTTTTGATTTCTATGAATGACTAG
- a CDS encoding M28 family peptidase → MKKLLLLLLIVSAYSCKTAQSTASNDNSDPTKYIKAISQKDLKKMLYTIASDEMEGRETGSKGQKKAGLYMIEQYKKNGVSFPKGASDYYQHIPAAFLNARRNENLPDSENIWAYIEGSEKPDEILVISAHYDHVGIKDGEVYNGADDDGSGTVAVMEMAKAFAKAKKQGHGPKRSILFLHVTGEEHGLHGSRFYSENPLFPIANTVADINIDMIGRRDVEHAKTNNYVYVIGADRLSSDLHNAVVAQNDKYIKMDLDFKFNDPKDPNHFYERSDHYNFAKHGIPSVFFFNGVHEDYHGKDDTPEKIEYDALTKRTQLAFSVAWDLANRENRPVVDKK, encoded by the coding sequence ATGAAAAAATTACTTCTTTTATTACTAATCGTTTCTGCGTATTCTTGTAAAACCGCGCAGTCAACAGCATCCAATGACAATTCGGATCCTACAAAATACATTAAAGCGATTTCACAAAAAGATCTTAAAAAAATGCTTTACACAATTGCTTCAGATGAAATGGAGGGTCGCGAAACTGGCTCAAAAGGACAGAAAAAAGCGGGTCTTTATATGATTGAGCAATACAAAAAAAATGGAGTCTCTTTTCCAAAAGGAGCTTCAGACTATTACCAACACATTCCTGCTGCTTTTTTAAACGCAAGACGCAACGAAAATCTACCTGATTCAGAGAATATCTGGGCTTATATTGAAGGCTCTGAAAAGCCAGATGAAATTCTAGTAATTTCTGCACACTACGACCATGTTGGAATTAAAGATGGTGAGGTTTACAATGGCGCTGACGATGACGGTTCAGGAACTGTAGCGGTTATGGAAATGGCAAAAGCATTTGCTAAAGCAAAAAAACAAGGTCACGGGCCAAAACGTTCTATATTATTTCTTCATGTAACTGGTGAAGAACATGGTTTACATGGATCTCGTTTTTACTCTGAAAATCCATTATTTCCAATTGCTAATACAGTTGCAGACATCAATATCGATATGATTGGACGCCGCGACGTTGAGCATGCTAAAACAAATAATTATGTATACGTAATTGGCGCTGACAGATTATCATCTGATTTGCATAATGCTGTTGTGGCTCAAAATGACAAATACATCAAAATGGACTTAGATTTTAAATTTAATGATCCTAAAGATCCGAATCATTTTTATGAGCGTTCTGACCATTACAACTTCGCAAAACATGGTATTCCTTCTGTTTTCTTCTTTAATGGAGTTCATGAAGATTACCACGGAAAAGATGATACTCCCGAGAAAATCGAATACGATGCTTTGACTAAAAGAACACAATTGGCTTTTTCAGTTGCATGGGATTTGGCTAACAGAGAGAATAGACCGGTAGTTGATAAGAAATAG
- a CDS encoding DUF3667 domain-containing protein, which yields MSHSPIRKDKTCLNCRHVVELKFCPNCGQENTDSRKTFHHLFIHFFEDLTHYENAFWKTIKNLLFKPSTLTKEYLSGKRLSYLAPVRLYIFISFITFLLIAMFPSNVNGDIEKSEKALSTEISKATKDLKISKEDKKYFHFLNMKKIDSVQKYGKEEDKLNASSYWFVEKAAHVTEKYTKKEIYTKFVESFFHNLPKILFIIMPFFAFFLWLFHNKKRWYYFDHGIFTLHYFSFLLLIFLIMFIIDRVIGLFGEDSPLSYISAITNFVGTIWMCYYFYPAHHRFYGESRIVSFVKSVMLFIINSLFILFLLTVYVLYTFINLH from the coding sequence ATGTCACATAGTCCGATTAGAAAAGATAAAACCTGCTTAAATTGCAGACACGTTGTTGAACTAAAATTTTGCCCAAATTGCGGACAAGAAAATACAGATAGCCGAAAAACTTTTCATCATTTATTTATTCATTTTTTTGAAGATCTTACGCATTATGAAAATGCATTCTGGAAAACAATCAAAAATTTGCTTTTTAAGCCCTCAACGCTTACCAAAGAGTATCTTTCAGGAAAACGTTTGTCTTATTTAGCTCCAGTTAGATTGTATATTTTTATCAGTTTTATTACTTTTTTATTGATTGCAATGTTTCCAAGTAACGTAAATGGTGATATTGAAAAAAGCGAAAAAGCATTAAGTACAGAAATCAGCAAAGCTACTAAAGACTTAAAAATTAGCAAAGAAGACAAAAAGTATTTCCATTTTTTAAATATGAAGAAAATTGATTCTGTTCAGAAATATGGAAAAGAAGAAGACAAGCTTAATGCCTCTAGTTATTGGTTTGTGGAAAAAGCAGCACACGTCACTGAAAAATATACCAAAAAAGAGATTTATACAAAGTTTGTAGAGTCATTCTTTCACAATCTCCCTAAAATTCTATTTATTATTATGCCATTTTTTGCCTTTTTCTTGTGGCTTTTTCACAACAAAAAACGATGGTATTATTTTGATCATGGAATTTTTACACTTCATTATTTTTCTTTCCTGTTGCTCATTTTTCTAATCATGTTTATTATCGACAGAGTAATAGGTCTTTTTGGAGAAGATAGTCCGTTGTCTTATATATCTGCAATTACAAATTTTGTAGGAACCATCTGGATGTGTTATTATTTTTATCCTGCACATCATCGTTTTTATGGCGAATCCAGAATAGTGTCATTTGTTAAAAGCGTAATGCTTTTTATAATAAACTCACTTTTTATTCTATTTTTACTAACCGTTTACGTTCTTTACACCTTTATTAATTTACACTAA
- a CDS encoding dienelactone hydrolase family protein, which yields MKNSTALIFATILFSTAINAQLKTVKYSEGNTTLNGLSIKPAKKSSQNPGILILPAWLGIDNASKGYAENLSKLGYNVFIADIYGEGNVPKNTTEAGKLAGFYKTNYEAYQKRINAALQELIKSGANADNIVIIGYCFGGTGVLEAARAHLNVKGVVSFHGGLGKDASRKTEPITTKVLICHGADDPYVSAEEVAACQQEMRDAKADWQMIYYADSVHSFTNPEAGNDNSKGAAYNAVAAKRSFEHLKLFLGEVLKK from the coding sequence ATGAAAAATTCTACCGCACTTATTTTTGCAACCATACTCTTTTCTACTGCAATCAACGCACAATTAAAAACCGTAAAATATTCCGAAGGGAATACCACTTTAAACGGTCTTTCGATAAAACCGGCTAAAAAAAGCAGTCAAAATCCGGGCATTTTAATCTTGCCTGCCTGGCTTGGAATAGATAATGCTTCTAAAGGATATGCCGAAAACTTATCAAAACTGGGCTATAATGTTTTTATCGCTGATATTTATGGCGAAGGAAACGTTCCTAAAAACACTACTGAAGCGGGAAAGTTAGCTGGTTTTTATAAAACCAATTATGAAGCCTATCAAAAACGAATCAATGCTGCTTTACAGGAATTGATTAAATCCGGCGCAAATGCAGATAATATTGTAATTATTGGTTATTGCTTTGGAGGAACAGGGGTTCTTGAAGCTGCCCGCGCACATCTTAATGTAAAAGGAGTTGTGTCCTTTCACGGTGGTTTAGGAAAAGATGCAAGCCGAAAAACAGAACCTATAACAACTAAAGTTTTAATTTGTCATGGAGCAGATGATCCATATGTCTCTGCAGAAGAAGTTGCTGCTTGTCAACAAGAAATGAGAGATGCAAAAGCCGACTGGCAAATGATTTACTATGCAGATTCTGTCCATTCCTTTACCAATCCCGAAGCAGGAAACGACAATTCTAAAGGAGCTGCTTATAATGCTGTAGCTGCTAAAAGATCATTTGAGCATTTGAAACTTTTTCTTGGTGAAGTACTAAAAAAATAA
- a CDS encoding penicillin acylase family protein has product MIYSTKLLQTTFLFCFFSIVVFAQNVSKKEIAKLEETAQKVTIIRDNWGIPHVYGKTDAAAVFGLMYAQCEDDFKRVEMNYIEKLGRLSEIKGQSFLYNDLEIKLLIDINEAKTDYKNAAPWLRKLLDSYADGINFYLYKHPEIKPLLLTHFEPWFPLLWTDGSIGAISTADLSVGELKAFYSGNNEKTAYVEREKNVQTGSNGFAFGPSKTDSGNAILYINPHTTFYFRPEVQISSEEGLNAYGAVTWGQFFIYQGFNENCGWMHTSSNVDVADMYAEKIVAKKDKLFYEYDKKLIPVIEKEIIIKYLENGKLVPKKFKTYFTNNGPIMAKRDGKWISLKSNNRSMNSLIQSWVRTKSKSFEEYKKAMDLKANTSNNTVYADSKGNIAYWHGNFIPIRDKNLNWSKVVDGSISATQWKGLHEVDETVHLYNPVNGWLQNCNSTPYTAAGANSPKKEDYPAYMAPDGENFRGINAVRIFSQDKKYTLDKVITDGYDSKLSIFEILIPALTEIFEKNIKPTDTAYSELAEPISALKNWDYYAKENSIATTLAIEWAYKLDPIIQKAYINEGEPDQVQNTRKFAKNATAEQLIPQLQQAVKELKAKWGTWQVTWGEINRFQRSNGDINLKYDDSKPSLPIAYGPGSWGSLPSFKSSYQNGTKKRYGYNGNSFVCAVEFGKKIKAKSLLAGGNSGDPNSKHFNDQSEMYQKGQFKEVLFYKEDVIKNAEKTYHPGE; this is encoded by the coding sequence ATGATTTATTCTACTAAATTATTACAAACAACATTTCTTTTTTGCTTTTTTTCAATAGTTGTTTTTGCTCAAAACGTAAGTAAAAAAGAAATTGCAAAATTGGAGGAAACGGCACAAAAAGTGACCATAATTCGTGATAATTGGGGAATTCCTCATGTTTATGGAAAAACTGATGCTGCAGCAGTTTTTGGTTTAATGTATGCTCAATGCGAAGATGATTTTAAACGTGTTGAGATGAATTATATAGAAAAACTAGGCCGCCTTTCTGAAATAAAAGGACAATCTTTTTTATATAATGATTTAGAGATAAAACTTTTAATAGATATCAACGAAGCTAAAACCGATTATAAAAATGCAGCTCCGTGGCTCAGAAAACTATTAGATAGTTATGCTGATGGAATCAATTTTTACCTATACAAGCATCCCGAAATAAAACCGCTCTTACTAACGCATTTCGAGCCTTGGTTTCCTTTACTCTGGACAGACGGAAGTATTGGTGCAATTAGTACAGCCGATCTCTCAGTAGGAGAATTAAAAGCTTTTTACTCGGGCAACAATGAAAAAACAGCTTATGTAGAAAGAGAAAAAAATGTGCAGACTGGTTCAAATGGATTCGCCTTTGGCCCATCAAAAACTGATTCCGGAAATGCTATCCTTTATATTAACCCGCATACTACTTTTTATTTTAGACCAGAAGTTCAAATATCGAGTGAAGAAGGCTTAAATGCTTATGGAGCAGTAACTTGGGGACAATTCTTTATTTATCAAGGATTTAATGAAAACTGCGGTTGGATGCACACCTCTTCAAATGTAGATGTTGCTGATATGTATGCTGAAAAAATTGTGGCAAAAAAAGATAAACTGTTCTATGAATATGACAAAAAATTAATTCCTGTAATTGAGAAAGAAATCATAATTAAGTATTTAGAGAACGGAAAACTAGTTCCTAAAAAATTCAAAACTTATTTTACCAATAATGGCCCGATAATGGCTAAACGAGACGGAAAATGGATAAGCCTAAAATCTAATAACCGCTCAATGAATAGTTTAATTCAGAGCTGGGTTAGAACCAAATCTAAAAGTTTTGAAGAGTATAAAAAAGCGATGGATCTAAAAGCTAATACATCCAATAATACCGTTTATGCAGACAGTAAAGGAAATATTGCATATTGGCATGGAAACTTTATCCCAATACGGGATAAAAACCTCAACTGGTCAAAAGTAGTTGACGGATCGATTTCTGCAACTCAATGGAAAGGCTTACACGAAGTTGATGAAACTGTACATCTGTATAATCCAGTAAACGGCTGGCTGCAAAACTGCAATTCAACACCATACACTGCAGCAGGAGCTAATAGTCCAAAAAAAGAAGACTACCCTGCATATATGGCTCCTGATGGGGAAAACTTTAGAGGAATAAACGCTGTTCGTATTTTTAGCCAAGACAAAAAATACACTTTAGATAAAGTTATTACCGACGGTTATGATTCCAAATTATCTATTTTTGAAATCTTAATTCCTGCTTTGACCGAAATTTTTGAAAAAAATATAAAACCGACTGATACAGCTTATAGTGAACTAGCTGAGCCAATCTCTGCTTTAAAAAACTGGGATTATTATGCCAAAGAAAATTCTATCGCAACGACTCTGGCAATCGAATGGGCTTACAAACTAGACCCCATCATTCAAAAAGCTTATATTAACGAAGGAGAACCTGATCAGGTACAAAACACTCGAAAATTTGCTAAAAATGCGACTGCAGAGCAATTAATTCCACAACTGCAGCAAGCAGTAAAAGAACTAAAAGCAAAATGGGGAACATGGCAAGTTACATGGGGAGAAATTAATCGTTTTCAGCGTTCCAATGGTGATATTAATTTAAAATATGACGATTCTAAACCAAGTTTACCAATTGCTTATGGTCCGGGCTCCTGGGGAAGCCTTCCCTCTTTTAAAAGCAGTTATCAAAATGGCACTAAAAAGCGATATGGTTACAACGGAAACAGTTTTGTTTGTGCAGTAGAATTTGGCAAAAAAATCAAAGCAAAATCACTACTGGCAGGTGGAAACAGCGGTGATCCTAATTCTAAGCATTTTAACGATCAGTCTGAAATGTATCAAAAAGGACAATTTAAAGAAGTCTTATTCTATAAAGAAGATGTAATCAAAAATGCTGAAAAAACGTATCATCCCGGCGAATAA
- a CDS encoding Lrp/AsnC family transcriptional regulator translates to MDILDEFDIKIIKELEKDGRIAFSTIATNLKISNTMVHQRINRLFEQGIITGIKPILNEKQVGYDWASFTGITLNKDSDSERIIEALKEIPEITECYFVTGSYTLYLKITAKNHEHMRKILYEKIDNIPGIAKTDSMVELGCAFKRNVSL, encoded by the coding sequence ATGGATATTTTAGATGAATTTGACATAAAAATTATCAAAGAATTAGAAAAAGATGGTCGTATTGCTTTTTCGACAATCGCAACAAACCTGAAAATTTCAAATACTATGGTTCATCAGCGTATAAACCGTTTATTTGAGCAAGGCATCATTACAGGAATCAAGCCCATCTTAAACGAAAAACAAGTAGGTTACGACTGGGCTTCTTTTACAGGAATTACACTCAATAAAGATTCTGACTCAGAAAGAATTATCGAAGCTTTAAAAGAAATTCCCGAAATTACTGAATGTTATTTTGTTACCGGTTCTTATACTTTGTACTTAAAAATTACAGCAAAGAACCACGAACACATGCGTAAAATTTTATACGAAAAAATTGATAACATTCCCGGAATTGCAAAAACCGATTCGATGGTAGAATTAGGTTGTGCCTTTAAGAGAAACGTATCCTTGTAA